From the genome of Halobacteriovorax marinus SJ:
CTTGTGATCACGTCACAAGTCTAGCGCGAGGTTGGAATCTACTTCAGTCCTAGGAGCAAGTAATGTCATTTAAAGTAAATACTAAAGACGAATTTGAAAAATTTGTATCAGAACATTGGAACGATATAAATACATATTTTGATACTAAGTTTGAAAAGAGAACGACACCAATTTACTCAAGCGTAGACATCAGAGAGAGTAAAGATAAAATCGCTCCCGTTGACCACAACATGTATCCAGCAGGTTTTAATAATCTCTGCCAACTTGATTTAAGTTATGCGACAGAGGTTTTCGAAGAATCTTTAAAAAGCATTAATAGCGAAATTCAGCATATTGGAATTATTCCAGAGTCACACACAAAGAATTTATTTTACCTTGATCATTTAGCAATGCTTGGAAAGGCCATTAGAGACGCGGGCTTTGAAGTCACCTTCTTAAGCTTTGATAATAATCTCTTTCAAGATGAAAATACACTTAACCTTATCTCTCATTCTCAATTTGATTTACAAATATCTAAAGCAGAGCTTAAAGATGGAGAGATATATGCAGCAGATCAAAAAATGGATCTCGTTGTTTTAAATAACGACCAATCTGACCCTATTGAACTCGATTGGAAGGCCGTTAAGACTCCTATCAATCCAACTCCACTAATTGGGTGGTTTGCTAGACAGAAGAATAAACACTTCACTTATTATAAGAATTGCGTTGAAGAGTTTTCAAAAAACTTCGACATCAATCCAGATATACTACAAGCGAAATTTAGAACAGTAGAAAATGTCGATTTCTCCTCAAAGGAAGGACTCGATAAACTAGGTAGCGCTGTTGATGATCTAAAAGCAGAACTTCCAGAAGATAAGAAGATTTTTGTAAAGGCATCACAGGGTACATACGGAATGGGAATTTCAGTAGTCTCTTCAGGAGAAGAGATTATTTCAATGAATAGAAAGGCCCGTAACAAAATGGACATAGGAAAGAATAAAATTAAATTCACTTCACTACTTGTTCAAGAAGGTGTTGATACAATTATCCAGTATGATGACATGCCTGCCGAGATTGCAATCTACCTCGTTTCAGGAAAAAGTGTTGGCGGATTTATGAGAGCAAATAGTGAAAAGAAAGCTGATGGAAATTTAAATAGTAGAGGAATGGTTTTTAGAAAATTTTGCATTAGTGAAATTAGACAAAACCAAGACCACAAGGCCAAAGAGGCCGTGTATACAGTTATTGCAAGGCTCGCAACTCTTGCAAGTACAGAAGAGATTAAAGAAGTTTTAAATTAAGGAGAGAGATATGATGAAGGGATCTAAGGCCAATGTAGTAGAGGCCATTGGGAACACGCCAATTGTAAAATTAAATAGCTTAGCTAAAGATAGTATTTGCGACATCTATGTAAAGTTAGAGTTTATGAATCCAGGTGGATCAACTAAAGATAGAATTGGTGCCTATATGTTGGATCAAGCCGTCATTGATGGAGACCTTAAACCTGGCGGAACTATTATCGAAGGAACTTCGGGTAATACTGGAGTAGGTCTTGCGATGTGGGCAGCCGTTCACAAGTACAAATGTATTTTTGTTCTAGCTGATAAGCAATCACAAGAGAAGATCGATAACCTTAGAGCATTTGGGGCAAAGGTTGTTGTTTGTCCAACAAATGTTGAGCCTGATGATCCAAGATCGTACTACAGCGTTTCTAAGAGACTTGCTCAGACTATCCCAAATTCATTCTACGTGAATCAATATGATAATTTACACAATAGAAATACTCACTACACTTGGACAGCGCCAGAGATGTTTGAGCAAACTCAAGGTGACTTTGATGTCTTCATGGCCGGTGTTGGAACAGGTGGAACGATTACAGGTTGTGGTAAGTACTTCAAAGAGAAAATGCCAAATGTTGAAATCGTAGGAATTGATTGTGAAGGTTCAATTATTGCACACTACAAGAAAACGGGAGAAATTTGCGAAGCAAAGTCTTACGTTCTTGAAGGTGTTGGAGAGGACTTTATTCCTGAGAACTATGACTTTGACGTCATTGATGATTTTGAAGTTGTTGGTGATAAAGAAAGTTTTCTTATGACAAGAAGGCTTCTAAAAGAAGAAGGTATCTACGCTGGTGGATCGGCAGGTGCTGCGATTTGTGGTGCTTTAAAGTATGCGGCAAAACAAACTAAGAAAAAGAAAATCCTTATCCTATTACACGACTCTGGAAATAGATACGCTTCAAAGATTTATAATGATGATTGGATGAGTGACAATGGTTACTTAGACTCATCATTTAATGTTCAGATTAAAGATGTTCTAAATGATATTGGGAAAAAGAGTGATCTCCATACAATTACTGATAGTGCAACGATCGGTGAGGCTATTAATATTATGGACTCGAAGGGAATTTCACAGCTTCCAGTTCTTAACTCTCAAGAGGAGATCGTTGGTCTTGTAACAGAGAAGAACTTAGTTAAGCCAGTACTTATGGGAGAATTCCAAAAAGATGACAATATCTCTCTCGCCTTCTCAAATAAGTATAGAGTTGTAGATAAGAACCTTCTACTTGAAAGCGTTGGGGAAGCCCTTCTGCAAAAAGAAGTTGCTCTAATTACAGATAATGGAAAATTAACAGACATTCTTACAGAGATTGATGTTCTTCAATACTTCTCTAAGAAGGGTCACGTTTAATGAATAAAAAGAAGCTTAAGGGGCTAAAACTAGCCTCTAAAGTTATTCATGTCGGGGGACATCCCGATCCAGAAACGGGGGCCGTTATGCCCCCTATCTATCAAACATCTACCTATGCTCAATCAAGTCCAGGAAAACATAAAGGGTACGAATATACTCGCTCTCATAACCCTACAAGAAGCAGATTAGAAGAATGTCTGGCTTCCCTTGAAGATGCTAACTACTGTGTTGTTACAGCTAGTGGAATTTCGGCGGCGACACTCGTTCTTCACTCTCTGCCCGCAGGATCAACAATTCTATGCGGAGATGATGTTTACGGTGGTACCTACAGACTTCTAACTACTGTCTTTAATGAAATACATAATATCGTTTTTATAAATACGACAGATATTAAAGAGGTTGAAGGAAAGATCTCTGAACATAGACCGAGCTTGATTTGGTTAGAAACTCCCACTAACCCACTTTTAAAAATCACTGATATTGAAAAAGTCTCAGCTATAGCGAAGAAGTATAAAGTAAAAACCCTCGTAGATAATACATTTATGAGCCCTTACTTTCAAAATCCGCTTAAACTTGGAGCAGATATAGTACTTCATTCAATGACAAAATATATCAATGGCCACAGCGATGTAGTCGGTGGCGCATTAATGCTCAATAACAAATCTCTTTATACTAAGTTGTGGAAGCTTCAAAACTCTACAGGACCAAGTCAGTCTCCCTTTGATTCTTGGCTAGTTTTAAGAGGAATTAAAACACTTGCCATTAGAATGGAAGCACACCAAAGAAATGCATTGGCCATTGCTAAATTTCTTGAGTCCCATCCTAAGGTGGAGAAAGTTCTCTACCCAGGGCTAAAGAGCCATCCACATCACAAAGTGGCAAAGAAACAAATGAGTGGTTTCGGTGGAATGATAACATTCTTTTTAAAGGGTGATATTAAGACATCTAAGAAGTTTCTACAAAGAGTTCAACTCTTTTCTCTAGCAGAGAGCTTAGGTGGTGTTGAGAGTTTAATCGAGCATCCAGCAATTATGACTCATCACTCGATTCCAAAAAATGTAAGAGAAGAAATTGGTATTACGGATAACCTTATAAGATTATCCGTTGGAATTGAAAGTATAGATGATCTAATTGAAGACTTAGATAATACTTTAAATACGCTGAACTAGAAGTCAGCTGGCCCATCTTCAAGAGGCTTACTTACCTCACTTGGTTCGTTTGCCTCTTTAACATCACTCATGACATTTGAAGTATTCATTTTTACTTTTACAGGAGAGAGAACACCTTCGTATTGTCTTCCTCTATTAAAGACAATTCCCTCTCTTAGATATTTCTTAGTTAAGAGATAAGCGCAGTAAATTTTTCCGTGATCACTTGAAATATTCTCTTTTTCACCAGTGGCAAAGATTAGCCCATCGTCTTGTAGAATCTTTTCAATCATAGAGAGTTCTTTACAAAAGTCACTAGAACCTTCTTTGCAACCATTTCCTCTTTTTATGACATTTACTCCACCCTCATCCTTTTTAATATGAACAGGTGCTCTACAGACATCAATATTCCAATTATTCTTCATAAACTTTAGCTTTGAATGACTAATTGAAATTGAACAATCATTTTTTGAAACAGTTAAAATATTCTTTGATAATCCAAATGGTGCTGCCTTATGTTCAACGACAGCATCAAAGCTTCCCTGAATACAATCCATATCGGAGAACATATTCATGGCATTGATATTTACATTTAATAGAAGAAATAAAATACTAAATTTGAATAATTGCATTCTTATTAACCTCAAAGATAATCATAGTTGCGTCATGTGAAAGGAACATAGACGATTTTTCTTTTTTTAGATTATAGAAGACTTCATCTAATATTTCACGTCTTGATTTAGAAACATTTTCCTTAACAGTACTAAGTAGAGAAACTTTCCCTGGAGCATTTTCTAAGAGTCCACTCGAGAGTACAAAGAGCTTTTGCCCTCTCTCAATAGAGAATTCACTCTCCTCCATTTTTTTTCCATCGATTAGAAGTTCACAATTACCCGACTTCCACACTCTAGAAATCATCTTCTTCAAATCTACTCTTACAAAGAGTATGTCTAACTTTCTCTTGTCTTCTTTAACCTTTGAGTTTTCAACTTCTAGATTTAAGCTCTTAATAAATTGGTCGATTTTTTCATCTGAAAAAGTAGAGTTAGATCTTAATTCATCAAATTGATTCATTACTATACTTGAGACAAGATAAGATCTCGACCTTGCAAGCAAGAGTAACATTTCAGTATCTGAGGATATAATGTCAAAGAACTCTCCCCCAGCACTTTCTCCAGCTGCAAACTTGCTCGTTGCACTCATTCCTTTAAAGGACTCTTCACGTATAGGAACTAGCTTTTCATGGATTTCTTTTACTCTTTGTAATTCATTAATTGCGGCACTCATAACCTTTTCAATACTCTGACCAACTTCATCTAAGTCTGTCGTATCAATACTTTCAATTTGAGGGTTCACCAGTAAATTAAACCAAGGTCTTTGAAGATAGCTGGGCTGATCTATATTAATTGTTCCTTTAATAAAGCGGTCCAATGTACAAAGAGTTGAGATCTTCTCTTCTCTAAAGCTCTCAGTATTTCCCACCAAGACAATAGTGCCGTTAATATCCATTTTATATTTAGTGTAGAATTCATCAAATGAGCTCCAGTCACTAATGGAAATAAGCAAAAGGGCCTGATCATCTCTAAGGAGGTTTTCAAAGACACTAGATTGATCAAAGTTAAAAGTAATCACTTCACATAAGTAATGATTTTCTAGTTCGTTGAAAGAACTCTTGAGTTCACCTTCTTTTGATAGAACAACTATTTTCTTCATGGGCCTTCACTTGTTTAGAACTTCGTATTTGTATCCAAATAGAGTAACAAAAAACAATAATTCAGAGTAGTTAGGGCAAAATTCTCTGTCAAAGTTCAAAGGGTGGCCGACATCAATTATGGGCACTAGAGATCATTTATTTAAGGCCATAACTCTCTGAAAACATTATCAAAAAAGTTAATTCTAAAGGTTTTTGGTCAAAATAACGATAAATGCTTTGCACGCTATTACAATAAATAAATAGCTAAGCATTGGGCTAATTATGGATAAGAAAAAAGATAATGTTATTTCACTTCAAACGGTTATTGCTAATGTAGCAATGCTTGACCTTGTAAAACAAGTTCGAGAGCTGCGTGAGCAACAACGAGAAATGTGTGAAATGGCAGTAAAAAGTATGTTAAGAGCACTAGATGCTAAAGACCACTATACATATGGTCACAGTACTCGTGTTGCTTATTATAGTGTTACTCTTGGTAAAGAGCTTGGTCTTAATGATGAAGAAATGTATGAGCTAGAAATGTCTGCTCTATTTCATGATATTGGTAAAATTGGTGTTCCCGATGCTGTTTTACTTAAGCCTGCGAGACTAACAGAAGATGAATTTCTAAAGATGAAAGAGCATCCAAGTATGACAGCAGAAATCCTTCAAGATTTTGATTGCTTCACTGACATTGCTACTTATGCCAAACATCACCATGAGAGATATGATGGTCGCGGATACCCAGACGGGCTTAAAGGCGAAGAAATACCTCTATTTTCAAGAATCATTTTAATTGCTGATACTTTTGATGCAATGACTTCTACAAGACCATATAGAAAGGGCCTACCTTATGAAGTTGCCTTTAGTGAGCTAGAAGAATTTTCAGGTTCTCAATTTGATGCTGAACTTGTTAAGCACTTCATCAAGGCAATGACTAGAGAAGATTCAAAAGGTGAAGATACTTTTGAACTTACAATTATCGAAGGGAACTTCGCTAAAGACGCTGCTTAATCTACAAAGAAATTTAATATATAAAAAAAGAGAAACACTATGTTTCTCTTTTTTATTTTCATTTTAGAGTTCTGCTTTATTTCTTACAGAACTCTGTCTCAGTGATTGTATTGATATTATGAATCTGAATTGTTCTACAGTCTGTAAAACTACTGTAGACATTGGATGGAAAACACTCTGGGTTCTTCTCGTTCTCTTTACTCCAATCATTATTCTTCTTACAGTTAATGTAACTTGTCTGATCTACGCAGGCCCAATGTTTCCCCGTACAGTTGTATACCAGTCCTCTTCCTGTCTCTAAGTAATTAGGAGGTTCTTGATACTCTAGTTTTTCCTTTACGACTTTTTCGATCATCTCGGGCGTATCAGCTTGTGTTAAATTATCAAGAGCATTCGACATATCGTCGTTAGAGTTTGCACTATCTGATGAACCTTCTCCAAGAGTTGGAGTTTGCGCATCTTGATTAGATTCAAATCCATCTTGCCCTAGAGGCTCTACTGCTGCTGCCTTCTGTTCTTCATTAGAGTCATCATTTAATTTTAGTTCATTTTCAACTACAACTTCCTCTGTGCTGGTCTCACTCGGTGAAGTGCTTTCAGCCTCAACATTTTCACTAGGTTGCTCATTTACTGTATTCTCACTTGGGACCTGTGCCACAGGAGTCTCTTCAGCGGGAGACTCATTAGTAGGAGCAGCTTCTTTCTTTGCCACTTGTGCCTCTTTCTCCGCGTTTTTTTCAACATTTTTCTTAACGGGCTTCTTCTTTCGCTTAGGTCTCTTTCTAGCAATTGGAGCAGGAGCCGGTAGCTCATCTTCCTCTGCCCCGTCATCCATTAATATACTGGCACCGAGAACTAAGACTATCGCCACTAGCCCAAGGCGCATCATCTTTTGCTTCTTCGCCTTAGCTTCATCCTCATCGTCTTCTTCGTCTTCGTCCTCGTCTTCATCGTACTCGTCATCAGACTCATCTAACTTTTCAGAGACATCTATTTCTTCAGTCTTTTCATCAAACTCTTCGTCTTCATACTCTTCATCATCGTCATCAGACTTTGATCCAGGTAGTTTAGATTTGACAGAACTTACCAATCCATCGATTTTCTCTTTTAGGTCGTCGAACATTCTTCTTTCCTTTGAAGGTTTCAATAACTTATAATATGGGTAATCTTATAACTTATCGAAAATTAACAAAAAAGGTTGAGAAAAAGTGATCGATGACGGTGTAATCAAATATGATAGGTCAAACTTTACCCATACAGGGCCACTGGATAAAAGTTTATGGGGCGATTTAGAGCTATGGAGAGAGAAATTATTCGAACTCAACCTCATTGGCGAATACCCTATTGAAAAAGTTGGTTTTGGAAATATTTCAAAGATCGTTGAGTGGCAAGATCAAGCACACTTCATAATCACTGGAACTCAGACTGGAAAGTATTCAAACTTAACTGGTGAGCATTACACGCTCGTCGAGGGTTATGACCTAGCACAGATGAAGCTAAAACAAAGAGGTCCCTTAGAAGCATCTAGTGAGGCCCTTACTCATGCTGCAGTCTATGAAGGAAATAGAAACTTAAATGCTGTCTTTCATATTCACAATACAATAATTTGGGAAGAGATGATTAAGCATCAATACGACTCTACTCCCAAGGATGTACCCTACGGAACTATCCAAATGGCAAATTGCGTAGGTGAAATTATCAAATCAAAGAACGCAGGCTTAATTGTAATGAAAGGACATCAAGATGGTGTTATCGCTTATGCTAGAGAGATGGATGAGTGCGGTCAATTGATTTTAGATTTGGCCAATAAATTCCTCTAACTTGGAAATTTCATTAGAAATATTTAACTCCTTCTCTGATAAAAGAGCAATGGAGAGGAAGTGATCTGCAGGAGAAAGTAGTACCGTCTTAAATGGATACTTTTTAAGTCCTTCTTGAATATCTTTAAAAGACTTTTTCTTTTTATTAGTCATTAATAGCCAGTAAATATTTCTTTCATCAAAGTATCGCTTTAAAGAGTAAACCATCTGTCCCATTGTTCTTCTATAATTAACTTCTACGAATGGATGAAAACCTTTATCAAAAGTAAATGTATCAATCTGAACGGAGTCAGTGGCCCCTAAGTCTTTTAATTTATTTCTTATAAGAATTAATTTTTCTAGATTCTTCTCTCCGATACTCTCATCCACCGAGCGAAGCGTTCCACCTTTAAATTGCCCTCTTGAGTCAATAAAGTTTTCAACAATAAAGAAATCGTCATGGATTAAATCAAAGGTAATTCCATAGTCTCTAATTTTTTTCACATAACTAGAGAAGACACTACGATTCTTAACACTATCAAAGTCGCGTTCATCTCTAATAATCTTTACACCACGTCCCGAAAACCCCCACTCGTCTCTAGCAATAAGAGGAAGCTCAAACTCAGATCTCGCTTGTTCTATATCAATGGTACTTTGAACCGGAATCCACCCTTCACGGAGACCTAATTCAGTCATTGTTATCTTAGAGTTAAAATATTTTTCAACAGGAAGGTCTATTTTCTTCCCCCACCAATTCGTTGGGTTGTCAGCTCTTCTAATTTTAGTTGAAACAACTCCAAGCTCTTTTAAGTAGTTTAAATAGTCTTCGTCAAATGGATAGGTAGAGTTAAGAGAAGCATTAGCTTCTTGGTTAATAAAGAAGAAAATATGATCAAACCAATTAGAG
Proteins encoded in this window:
- a CDS encoding glutamate--cysteine ligase; the protein is MSFKVNTKDEFEKFVSEHWNDINTYFDTKFEKRTTPIYSSVDIRESKDKIAPVDHNMYPAGFNNLCQLDLSYATEVFEESLKSINSEIQHIGIIPESHTKNLFYLDHLAMLGKAIRDAGFEVTFLSFDNNLFQDENTLNLISHSQFDLQISKAELKDGEIYAADQKMDLVVLNNDQSDPIELDWKAVKTPINPTPLIGWFARQKNKHFTYYKNCVEEFSKNFDINPDILQAKFRTVENVDFSSKEGLDKLGSAVDDLKAELPEDKKIFVKASQGTYGMGISVVSSGEEIISMNRKARNKMDIGKNKIKFTSLLVQEGVDTIIQYDDMPAEIAIYLVSGKSVGGFMRANSEKKADGNLNSRGMVFRKFCISEIRQNQDHKAKEAVYTVIARLATLASTEEIKEVLN
- a CDS encoding pyridoxal-phosphate dependent enzyme, with the protein product MMKGSKANVVEAIGNTPIVKLNSLAKDSICDIYVKLEFMNPGGSTKDRIGAYMLDQAVIDGDLKPGGTIIEGTSGNTGVGLAMWAAVHKYKCIFVLADKQSQEKIDNLRAFGAKVVVCPTNVEPDDPRSYYSVSKRLAQTIPNSFYVNQYDNLHNRNTHYTWTAPEMFEQTQGDFDVFMAGVGTGGTITGCGKYFKEKMPNVEIVGIDCEGSIIAHYKKTGEICEAKSYVLEGVGEDFIPENYDFDVIDDFEVVGDKESFLMTRRLLKEEGIYAGGSAGAAICGALKYAAKQTKKKKILILLHDSGNRYASKIYNDDWMSDNGYLDSSFNVQIKDVLNDIGKKSDLHTITDSATIGEAINIMDSKGISQLPVLNSQEEIVGLVTEKNLVKPVLMGEFQKDDNISLAFSNKYRVVDKNLLLESVGEALLQKEVALITDNGKLTDILTEIDVLQYFSKKGHV
- a CDS encoding trans-sulfuration enzyme family protein, producing the protein MNKKKLKGLKLASKVIHVGGHPDPETGAVMPPIYQTSTYAQSSPGKHKGYEYTRSHNPTRSRLEECLASLEDANYCVVTASGISAATLVLHSLPAGSTILCGDDVYGGTYRLLTTVFNEIHNIVFINTTDIKEVEGKISEHRPSLIWLETPTNPLLKITDIEKVSAIAKKYKVKTLVDNTFMSPYFQNPLKLGADIVLHSMTKYINGHSDVVGGALMLNNKSLYTKLWKLQNSTGPSQSPFDSWLVLRGIKTLAIRMEAHQRNALAIAKFLESHPKVEKVLYPGLKSHPHHKVAKKQMSGFGGMITFFLKGDIKTSKKFLQRVQLFSLAESLGGVESLIEHPAIMTHHSIPKNVREEIGITDNLIRLSVGIESIDDLIEDLDNTLNTLN
- a CDS encoding HD-GYP domain-containing protein, which translates into the protein MDKKKDNVISLQTVIANVAMLDLVKQVRELREQQREMCEMAVKSMLRALDAKDHYTYGHSTRVAYYSVTLGKELGLNDEEMYELEMSALFHDIGKIGVPDAVLLKPARLTEDEFLKMKEHPSMTAEILQDFDCFTDIATYAKHHHERYDGRGYPDGLKGEEIPLFSRIILIADTFDAMTSTRPYRKGLPYEVAFSELEEFSGSQFDAELVKHFIKAMTREDSKGEDTFELTIIEGNFAKDAA
- a CDS encoding class II aldolase/adducin family protein; this translates as MIDDGVIKYDRSNFTHTGPLDKSLWGDLELWREKLFELNLIGEYPIEKVGFGNISKIVEWQDQAHFIITGTQTGKYSNLTGEHYTLVEGYDLAQMKLKQRGPLEASSEALTHAAVYEGNRNLNAVFHIHNTIIWEEMIKHQYDSTPKDVPYGTIQMANCVGEIIKSKNAGLIVMKGHQDGVIAYAREMDECGQLILDLANKFL